DNA sequence from the Coffea eugenioides isolate CCC68of chromosome 9, Ceug_1.0, whole genome shotgun sequence genome:
ATGAGCCcctatttctctctctctcaaccAGCACCCGGCCTTCAGCAGCCGCAGACATGCAATTGAACGAAGGAGAAGAAAGACcccaaaccaagaaaaaagaGTGGTATATGCTTCCTATCCGAATAATAATCTactgattgattgattgattttaATCCAACACCACCAGCAATTTTATAGCAGTTTGGCAATTaagaagaaggaggaggaggagaagaagaagaagaagaaggagaagagatGAGTAAAATGAAAGCTTCGAGCTCGGAATTGGATTTGGATCGACCAAATATCGAGGACTATCTGCCCTCTGGATCCATCCAGGAACCTCACGGCAAACTTCGCCTGTACCTTACTGCTGCTGCTTATTTCTCtcttaaatatatattatataattatacaaaaaTCAACTTTGGGCTAGCTAGGTAAGGGTTTCGGTCTATAGATTTCTAAACTCGACTGTgcctatctttttttttttttgtaggcgTGATTTGCTCGACATTTCCCCTACCCTCACTGAGGCGGCTGGTGCCATTGTTGATGTAAACGCCTTTCTCCACCTTTTTTTCAACATAAGTAGAGAAAGTGGATATGATTGATTTTAATCCGAATAATATATCACAGGACTCCTTCACACGATGTTTCAAGTCGATTCCTTCAGAACCATGGAACTGGAATATATATCTCTTTCCTTTGTGGTGCGTGGGTGTCCTTGTCAGATACTTAGTTCTTTTTCCATTAAGGTTAGTTTTTACTACTAGTTTTGGGCTTCTCTGCCTCTTCCTTATCATACCAAAAACAGGGATAAACGTGGATTCTGCATATAGATCAACACTGGGACTGGGAACTTATAAAAGATCTACCCCTTGCTTTGCAATGCTAtactaagtttgaagatttacTGTTGCTTGTTCAGTGGTTGGCATACTTTGTATAGGCTTATCGGCTGTGGATTTAATCAAGTGTGCAGAATTAATTGTTTAAGTACGTGCTGTAGTAGTTGATAAGTCGGAGCCATACCAACTTGCATATACAACTAGTTTCATCATGTTTGTAATACTAGGTATGGCTTTCATCATGTTTTAGCCAATTTATACTTGACCTCCTTAAGTTTGAGAGAGAAATGCACGTATATGTATGTGAGAAAATTATTTCATTCTTTGCTTTTGGTCTATCTATCAAACAGGGTCTGCTGCAATTCCGGTGATACTTTgaaggcttttttttttggggttaaaaTACAGAAAAGCCCCTTGTGGTTAAGCGAACCCATAGAAAAACtgctatagtttcaaaacatataTTTCGGTACCTTGTAGTTTGAACTAATTTGAAAAAGTGATGGAAATTGTCTGAATTAATGGGTTTGAGATACACGTGCCTCTTTTGCGAGTATTTGTattgaaaacaaataaattttcagCTGATATACCTATTGTACTCTTTTGgggataaaatgccaaaaagcCTCTTGGGGTTAAGCGGacctgcaaaaaaaaaatcccctaTAGTTTTAAAACATACACTTCGTGGTTTTAAACTTTTTATTCTTCTCAACTTTCCCCCTCAATATTCTATACTGTTCCCTCTAAAATTTTTGATGTGTCATTCTTAATTACATTGGCTTCCCTTAATAAATTAAGAATTCTTAATACTTATGCTTCACAAAAGTGTTATATCTAATTAAGGTTTGTTATtgatataaataaaaaaaaaaattcttttgacGTTGCTAAATTACCACTATATTATAGCATAACATATATGTCAAAGTCTAATGGAAAGAGTGTGTTTAAAATAAGCTTTTTTTGATTGTAAATTTACTATGATTATATTTGGTGTGATGTCGAAAGTTGACCCCTATGACCCTAAGGTCCTGACTCCACCACTGAGCAAGAGAGGGGAGGAAGGGAGAGAAGGAAGAAGAGGGAGTGGGGTGGTGATGGAAGGGAGGATGGCAGTAGGAGTGGTGGTAGCAATTGGTAACCACAGAGGGCTTTTCTGCAAGTTGATTTAACCATAGGGGATTTTTCCTTAATTTGCTTAACCAGGGCGGTTGTTAAAGGGATTTTTTGCTTATATGTATATTAGGATGATTGTGTTATTTCATCTACTTCCGTTACTTTTAACGATTTCTATTGCTATTTCATATTAGTTTAAACCACGAGGGCCCATAATGTTTGATTTGAAACTATAAGGGGTTTTTCCGTAGGTTGCTATTTCGATACCATTTTAATGAACTTCATTATTATGTAGCTGTTGGAACTGATGATTTTCCAGTGCTTAGGGTTGGGGATTTTGCAAAAGAGTTAGTTTGTAAATATCGTTAATGTTCTGCTATCTCTTAATGCTTCGAAATCTCATCACAGGGTTATCGTGTTGACAGTAGGATGGATAATATTTCTCTCATGCTATATTCCAGTGCATTTGCTATTGAAAGGGCATGACAAGTTGAGAAAAAAATTGGAGGTAGAATTACTGTATACTCTTTTGCTCTTTTCGTGCAAACTTGCTATCTGTTACATAGAGTCTGGTAATTGTGAACAGCAGTTTAGTATTGTAGTCATTCTATTCTGTCACTATTACTGTAGGCTTTGGAAATTCTGCAAGGCTCACTTGGATTGGTTAATTTGCTTTAAAGTGTCAGCGTAGCACCTGTAAACTTAGGAAATTTGAATATAATAGTTTTATTAGCAACAATCAGATGATAGCACGCAAGTCTCCACTTTGTTTGCTCTTGTAGCAGAAGATAGATAGTAATATTTGATGTACGGctctgattttttttcttttttccctaaAATTTTCCAAGAGGTGTCTTGTGGAGTTGATTTGCAGTTTCTTTGTGGCATCATGGACTGGGGTTGTCAAATATCATGGTCCACGTCCTAGCATCCGGCCTAAGCAAGTATGCTGAATTTGGTGTTGATTTTTTAGATGCATCAGAGCACTTTCTGCTTCTAGTCCAAATGAAACCTTTTTTCCTAACAGAATTTGCACTTTAAATGGTTGAAACAGGTATTTGTAGCAAATCATACATCAATGATTGATTTCATTATTCTGGAACAGATGACTGCATTTGCTGTAATTATGCAGAAGCATCCAGGGTGGGTTGGTAAGTGTCTGTTATTGGTTTTTTGTACTTCACACTGTTGTTGGAACTCTTAGCTCTGAATTTTATCTCCCCTACATGGAACATGACTGCCCATTAAAAATAGAGAGGTCTTTTTGGTAACTTACGATAACCCCTAATTTCATGTTCAGGGATCCTGATTTTGTAAAATagagatttttgtttttttaagtCTTTCATTATTCACCCCATCTAGAAATTTCAGGTAATCATTGAGTTAAACAATATGCAGttatgtataatttttgaaatcaaTGCAGAGTTTGGAATTGATGTCTTGAGTAAGAATGCTGTGCGCTAGTTCATTGCACATATTGGAGGTCAAAACTGTTTGTACTTGTAGCATTATCGCTGGTGGCTTTGGAGTTTACCTGTGTTTCGCCTTTGGTGAGAGAGAAATGTAGTAGCACGTATCAGAACTGGAGCAAACAGTAACGTGTTTTTGCGTCCCTTAACTGGTCAAAAGAATAGATAACAAACAATTTTGCCAGTGTCCTGATTCAGGTCATTTCTGGACATCATGGGTTGGCTTGCTATGTGCTGTTCTCTATTACAATCTGCTTTGTTTGCTTGCAAGCAAATTTTCTCCATCTTCAAACATATTTAAACTGATAGGCCTGGAAACAGTAGCTGATTTAAAATTGGAGAACAGAGATttaccttctttttcttcagtaCATGCTATCTTTTTGTTCCAGAAACTTGTTAGTTTGAATTTGCTTGTAATATGTAGTGTTATAAAGGTAATGCTTTGCAACAGTGAAAGATTACTGAGGGGCAAAATCAGAGAAACTAAATGTATGTTGTTCTCCAATATCTGGGGTCGGGTGGTATCAATTAATTTTACAATATATGACATATTTGTAGGGTTATTGCAAAGCACTATTTTAGAAAGTGTTGGATGCATCTGGTTCAACCGTTCAGAGGCTAAGGACCGTGAAATCGTAGCGAGAAAGTATGTATTACTGAACAGCCTACTctgcttccttttcttttcgGATTGAGTATTGTAGTTTCAATTCTCTATTTTCAGGCTAAGAGAGCATGTTGAGGGGCCAGACAACAATCCTCTTCTTATATTTCCTGAAGGAACATGTGTAAATAATCATTACACAGTTATGTTCAAGAAGGTAATTGTTGTCTAACACTAGCTAAATCTACTGAAGATATTGAAAATTGGAAACTGCTCACAGCATACTTTTTCCTTTCTGTCATTAATCCTGTTTACAACTGTGGTCAAAGTTTAAATTCTCTATTGTCAGTTATTAaacagttttttatttttattttttgtttttatttttatttgggGTGGGGGTTGTGCAAGCTGTTGGGTCCTGCTTCTATGTTCAGCTTAGCGATGATTTCAGTTCTGCAAAAGCTTGGAACTTGTACTTTTCTCTGTTTTCCCCTGCAGGGTTTCAAACTCCTGTTCCTGCATTCGCCCTCCTTTTTCCTGTTTATGGTGAATCTTAACCACATTTGAGGAAGTTCTTGTGGTTAACTAGGTCACAACTTATGTAATCTTTTTTGTGATGGTTAGGGTGCTTTTGAACTTGGTTGCACTGTTTGCCCAATCGCAATTAAGTACAACAAAATATTTGTCGACGCCTTTTGGAATAGTAGAAAGTAAGATATCTTTATCCTGTCTCAACTTGGATTTTCCATATTATTGATGTTGAATGAGATTCTGCTCTCCTGTTGCAATGCTATCTGTAAAGCACGCATCTTTAGATGATTAAGCAGTGGTCATGTGATTAAATTGTTCACATCTCCCCGTTAGTAAAAAGAAAACCAATATGGCTTACTTCAATGACATGTTTCTTGTTGTTAGGCAATCCTTCACAATGCATCTGTTGCAGCTTATGACATCATGGGCTGTTGTTTGTGATGTGTGGTACCTGGAGCCCCAAAATCTGAAACCTGGAGAAACACCAATTGAATTTGCAGAAAGGTAGATGGCTTTCCTGAATTGTGATGCTTAAATAATATTGGCGGTTTGTGTGCTGTTGGATTTCACTGGAGCCATATAATACTTCTTTCTCGGAGAAATCCTCTTGATAAAACAGGCTTAATTTCCATTGGCAGGGTGAGGGACATTATTTCTGTTCGAGCGGGCCTTAAAAAGGTCCCATGGGATGGATACTTGAAATATTCTCGTCCTAGCCCTAAGCATCGTGAGCGAAAGTAAGTTCTCagttgtttaattgctttcttaaATTACCGTCTCCAGAACCGCCCCGGCTAAGGAGATGGTGCACAAAATTCTTGAGTTGATCTTTACGAGTCAAGTTGTTCATTTTTGGCACAAGTTTTTTCTTCTCCGATCATTCTCATGTATTCTGTCAATTGCAGGCAACAGAGCTTTGCAGAATCAGTTTTGCGCCGCCTTGAGGAGAGATAGGAATATGATCCGACACGGTTTTTTTTTGGGCATGCGCAATTAGACTGGCAGGAATCAGAGGTCAAATGTTGATATGAagttcattttaatttttgtatttaattggaattatttatttggatgacGTGCATTAAGCAAAGTGCTGTGACTTCTGGCTTCTGATGCATGTTTATGATTTAGTTGAATCCATACAGTTTGGGGCTGGAAGGGAGAAGATTGGTTTTGCCTGACACATGTAGTTGCTTGTTATAAAGGATAAATTTTGTACGTTGATATTGCACGGCGGAGGTAGTGGTCAGGCAGGCGCATGAATGTTTTGGTTATAAAGGCGGTCGTTTTTCTATTAACATTATTGTCTCCGGTGTCGTTTAATGTTGACGTGCTGACTAAAGCGCTGAGTATTTGTAGTCGAAAACTGGGATGATGAAGGATTAATAAGCAGACTTTTAACTGACCAAGGAAGAACCAGGAGGAGTTGTGCAAGAAACGCTTGAAAGTAAGAAAGAAGAAGGGGTAATTTCGTAAACCACTTACAaggtttttggcaattttatTGGCCTTCCTTGAGATTTGCAAAATGACATTGACCTTTCCTAATAGAATTGTTGGTCTATTTGCTTACCTCACTTGGGAACAAATGACTCATATATCCTAAGATATTATTATATCTTATTAGAAACCAACATATGACAATTAAGTAATTAGAGCACTAATTAATTGTTGTAATTAATTAACGAAAAGAGCTGTTGTTGATATacctgtttggattgcattttttatgattttttatggaaaaattactgtagcgatttgatgtatgtgaggaaaaaaggtaatagaaaaatgtgatcacggaaaatgatgtaatttttcgacggaaaatcacaatccaaacatcACTAAAGTAATGAATACACCAAACAatattttatttggatttttttcacTCTAAAAAATTATGGTCAGATGCCTTGTGATTATGCTTGCAAAAAATTTTACGATTCTCACCTTAGATTGATGAAGTCATAGTAGTTTATACACCAACTTAATATTTCACCTTCAACTCGCTAAATTCACACCAAATCACAGTACTGGATTTGTTTGGATATcaaattttttctaataatattttgcttacatcataaacacattttcaattcacttttttatatttttaattttttttattttatatacatcgcattatcaaaaaaaatgctacaataattattccaaataatgtTTCAATTTCTGCTACTTCAAGTAGAAATGAGATCCCTGTTTGGGGGTTCAGTCCCACATCGGGGTTGTTAGGGGGATTGGGGTAGTATATTAGTTCCCTGTGAGACCTCAAGGGATACCGGCTTTTGGGGTTCTCACGGGATTCGGGTTAGTTTATTATCACAAAAGTTTTACTTGCTTGGTAAAAAAGTAGAAATGAGATCCATCATCTTAATAAATGGGAGTAGTGCTTCTGTATTTGTTTAACTCCTCACGGGGCTTTTAGCTTTCCGCTATCGAAGTGTCCGGTGTACCTCAGAATTTTTTGTGCCTGCTGGTCCAGCTTTCTCAAGATTCCAGagcgataaaaaaaaaaaaaaaaaaaaagatttctgACAGGTAGTTGCTTCCCGAGTCTTCATGAGTTATGACAATCAGACTGGCTGCTGGTATATGACATTTCCCCAGTAGGAGCactgtattattattatttattatttacttatttattctTTATGTAGTAACAAGTCAAAGTCGTCGCACGATATCAATTAATAGGTTTTCCTCTTTGTACTGGGGAGAATAAAAGTCAGGTGTGATTCACTTAGTCATTTTTATTACATTAATAGTTTTGCAtatatgagtaaatcttatatatactgataatgtatatattattattgttagaCGCACGACGCATGTATAAAATTTgagttttaaattcaaattcaaattatgtgTTATGTATCCAATAATGAAAGTATATATATTGTCagtatataaaatattaattcttTGAATATACATCATATATGCATGatttaatttgaaatttaaatttgacaTCAAATCGTGTAACATAATTTAAAACtgttagtgtaaaaaaaaaattacatactaatagtatataaaaaaattagggataattttacaaACCTTCCTTGAGGTATATGATAATTACAGATAGTATCCCTTAGGTTTAAATAATTACAGAAACCTCCCTTAGAAAATACTTTGAAGCTCACTTTGCTGATGTAAGCAAAAATTCCCCATTGAAAATCCTAAAACGCCCTTAGATGATTATCCTCCAGAAAAACAAAACTCCTTAGTAACGTTAAATTCAAAACATTACTCACACATTTTTATAAAGTTCTTTAGTAAATTTATTCCTATCCGCTAAAAAAATGTTGATACCTACTTGGCCAACAAAACTAATTCAATAAGAATCTATGTGTGGAGGAAACTAACATTTTTATTTACTCTAAAATCACCACTATATGGAGTAAGATTGGGTTTAGGTTTTGTGGGTGTCTATGACAAGATATAAGTTTATCActcttgttcttcttttttcatttttcacttttttcaaaGGATTTACTAAATTTAATTTACAATACATTAGTTCTCTTCATGGAGACTTTAAATTCAACATTGGATGAAggttatttttgtcattttagacAATGAGgagaggtatgtgtaattttttaaacttggAGGGTACTGTCTGAAATTGTtataaacctcaggggaggtttgtgaaattatcccaaaaaattattaaaaaaaaaaaatccagggTCCACTTCCAATTCTCCGGtccaatttctcttttttttttgtcgccacaaattgtggcaaatttgtgggaggcagggattgaaccctgacctccagcatcacctttaatggtgatgaccaccggaccaaatggccagtggccTCCGGTCCAATTTCTCAGTTGCGGTTTATTTAGCGCGTGGACAGGGACTCCGCTTCCAATTCCCCAGTCCAATTTCTCAGCTGCGGTTAAGTTAGTGTACAGCGAGGGAGGGCCCGCATTTATTGGTTTTATTATCAACTCCAACTCAGTCTACCGCACTGCTGGCTTAGTGCTTCTGCTATTGCGGCTGCTCATCAATCTTCGAATTTGATTTGAAGTAACCCCATTTCCTCCAAATTCCGAATCCAAGCTTCCCCACTCCCGTCTCTgtccttcctcctcctcctcctcgtCGTTGTGGAAGTGGAACCACAACAACTCTTGTCAAAGTCTTCCAGCAGCAGCTTTCCAAAATTGGTCAGGCACCCGGTTTTCCATTCCCATtgatttat
Encoded proteins:
- the LOC113783568 gene encoding glycerol-3-phosphate acyltransferase 9 isoform X1, whose translation is MSKMKASSSELDLDRPNIEDYLPSGSIQEPHGKLRLRDLLDISPTLTEAAGAIVDDSFTRCFKSIPSEPWNWNIYLFPLWCVGVLVRYLVLFPLRVIVLTVGWIIFLSCYIPVHLLLKGHDKLRKKLERCLVELICSFFVASWTGVVKYHGPRPSIRPKQVFVANHTSMIDFIILEQMTAFAVIMQKHPGWVGLLQSTILESVGCIWFNRSEAKDREIVARKLREHVEGPDNNPLLIFPEGTCVNNHYTVMFKKGAFELGCTVCPIAIKYNKIFVDAFWNSRKQSFTMHLLQLMTSWAVVCDVWYLEPQNLKPGETPIEFAERVRDIISVRAGLKKVPWDGYLKYSRPSPKHRERKQQSFAESVLRRLEER
- the LOC113783568 gene encoding glycerol-3-phosphate acyltransferase 9 isoform X2 produces the protein MSKMKASSSELDLDRPNIEDYLPSGSIQEPHGKLRLRDLLDISPTLTEAAGAIVDDSFTRCFKSIPSEPWNWNIYLFPLWVIVLTVGWIIFLSCYIPVHLLLKGHDKLRKKLERCLVELICSFFVASWTGVVKYHGPRPSIRPKQVFVANHTSMIDFIILEQMTAFAVIMQKHPGWVGLLQSTILESVGCIWFNRSEAKDREIVARKLREHVEGPDNNPLLIFPEGTCVNNHYTVMFKKGAFELGCTVCPIAIKYNKIFVDAFWNSRKQSFTMHLLQLMTSWAVVCDVWYLEPQNLKPGETPIEFAERVRDIISVRAGLKKVPWDGYLKYSRPSPKHRERKQQSFAESVLRRLEER